In the Sus scrofa isolate TJ Tabasco breed Duroc chromosome 8, Sscrofa11.1, whole genome shotgun sequence genome, AAGAACATGCAGGCTGAGGAATAAACTGCCAGAAGAGGCTATCCATTATGGGTTGTGAGTGACACTGCATGTCATGACCTATCTCAGTCATGGCATCTTCTCAGTAGGCCATGACCTATCCTTACCCAGTCTGTGTCTCTGGGTTGCGTGTACTGAGCAACCCTGAGGCATGAGGTAACAACTACCCTGAACAAAGAACCGGATTGTTTCTGCTTATGAGAGAAGCAGAGGGTACCCAAAGCTCAGTGTTCCTCTTCTGGAACACAACACACAGCATGTGTAGGCTTCCATCATTGGCCCTTGGCGTTGCTCTTGTGGGACTCAGAGAAATGGGGAACTGATACAAAGCAACCTGAAGCTCTGGCTACTGCTTTTGCTGTGAATAATGAAAGTCTTTTGTCTCTGATCCAAGCATCTTGAATATTCTTCTGCACTGCAAGAAATAGTAACAGGCTAACTTGCTAGATTACAAGTAGGGTGAAGTCTCAGACACTGTACAGTTATTTgataaatatcaattattttttttttttgtctttttgctatttctttgggccgctcctgtggcatatggaggttcccaggctgggggtcgaatcagagctgtagctgccagcctatgccggagccacagcaacgcgggatccgagccgcgtctgcaacctacaccacagctcatggcaacgctggatcgttaacccactgagcaagggtggggatcgaacccgcaacctcatggttcctagtcggatttgttaaccactgcgccacgacgggaactccctattttcttctTGGTAAAAGCTGGCATTTTATATACTAAGACCTGGCTACTAGAAAACTTATTGTTAGCATGATAAGTTATCAAGATTATTTTCCGAAGTCTTAGCCAGTaatactacaaaaataaaaagccctcTGATTCCTGTGAATTTATCTGTGTATGTCCAAGTCCAGTAATAATTTCACTGTCTGTCTGAAGTACTAACAGTACTAAATCCAAAGCTCGGCGCCATGCCTCAATCTTTGGTGTAACAATGTCATAAACTCTTGGAATCTCTTCTAGTTTATCTGAAATGCCTGAATTAAAAATTCCACTATTTAGTTTAGTATATTCATTCAAGATGTAAGACAAAGGAGAGCCAGAGTCTACTGCATTTTGCAGATGCTGCTGAATCAATGTGCTGGCTTCACATTCTGATGAGTAACTGGCAGTATTACATAGGAGAGTTGAAAGGTACCTGTGCCATCCATTTGCCAGGCATTTAAGCACAGTTGGTCTGTATagtgccacagatgaggccagcCAAGAGGAAGTATTACGAAGCCATTCTGAACAGCCTTGGTTTCCTTTATGCAGAGATCGCTCTGCAAGAATTTGAAGATGGCTAAGACATAAAAATTCAACTGTGCCCCCTCCGAGGAAGACCTTCTGCTCTTTTAGAGCACAATGCAGGCGATAGGCACAAGTCCAGAACCTATCTTCTTTGGCTTGCATCTGGGCAGGGATTGGGCTAGTCAGCACTACTGTCACCAAATTCATTCCCTCTGTTTTTAACATGATTGCTATTCTTTGGATCTGCACTGAAGCACTGAAGGGAACGTTTCTCCAGAAGGTCACATAGACCCCACTGCCCACACAGTTTTCATTCACTTGTGTAACATAGGCCACTGGCACTGCTCCTGAAGCCTCTGCAAAAGCCTGCATCACATTGCTATTCACTGACCCAATTACCAGCCGCTTACTTTGTGTGCATTTTTCAATTAAGCGCTCAGATACACTTCCTTGTGCCAGGACAAGGTTCACGTTGAACCTGATTAATACCTGTAAAACATGACTTGTCCATAGTTCTTCTAGACTATCTTGCTGAAACTTTGTGCTTTCTGATACTGTGACAATATTTGTAGACTGGTTAAATCCTAGGTGACGATAATTCTCTGTGAGGTCACCCTCAATGAGAACTACCCGGGTAGGCTGATGCTGCAATTCCTTGATCACAGCGGTACTAGTTATTGATACAACAGTGATATATCCTGGACAGACGCAAGAAAAAGTTTCAGGTAAACCTGGTAAGCACCAAGTGAAGATTCTTGAAATGTCCAACAGAAATGGCCTTGAACTGCTGCCATGCTGCATTCCTGAGCTCTGACACTGCAGCCGTACTGCTTCATCCACCAGTTTCATGCTGCTGTGATCTCCGTGACTCAAACCCACCTCCAACTCTACCAACTCATCACATCTGTAAGTCTTAGGAGCAGCTGCACCACGTTGCTCTAGAAATCCATCTGGTTTGCTTATCCACTGATTATCATCTCTGCTACTAAAATGTCTACTGTGGGTTAGGACTGACTTTCTGCAGCGGGTGTCAGCAAGCAGACTGTTTTTCAGAACCTGAGGAGTTTGTGAtgtgtttttatctgttttgacCTTAGCCTGAGGCCTAAAGAGTTTAGGTGATTTAACAGGTCTCCCAGAAAGACTGCAGACAGCCAAGGACTGAGAGGTAACGTCTTTGAGATCATGCTCTTCCTGCCTCAAGCCAGTACCTGAAGGGATTTGTAGAAAAGGGAACAAGCTGACATTGAATGTTTCAAGACCAGAAAATGTCTTCGTGTTGTCTGTAAGGTCAAATACATTGCGGATAGGCACGTGAAGGGAAACGACCTCTTCAATGCAAGAGTTCAAGCCTTCTGACATTACAGACACTACCAATGAAATGGGGACACCCAAATGAAGACATTCTTCAGCAGCACGGCTCCATGCACCAACAAGAAACAAGAGAGTACTGGTTCCAGTTCTGTACATGTTATTTTGTGCTTGAACTGCTTCATTGAGAAGTTGTCCCACTGCATTGGTTAAATCCAAATTTTCAAGAAGCCTTACTGCTGAACTGATTAACACACTTTCGTGACACTCTTCATCTTGAATAAATTTGGAGGATTTTACTGGGCCTAGGAAAGTTCTTCCTGTTTCTGCAAATGATGAAAGTTGTTGAAGTCCCATGTGCCTTCTTTTGTTTATGACCCTGCAAGCCATCACCATGAatcatcatctgcaaataaaattaaaacttggaaCTTTATTCAGGGTAATTCATGGTTATAAAAGAtgcttagaaaagacaaataagataTAGTTCCTGCCTTTGAGAAGCTTCTGGTATATGTAGTTTCCATTACATACGGTCAGTGCAGTGATACAGTATTATAACGGTATTAATGATAAAGATATGGGTGTGTGCAGGAGGAACACTTCATCCAACAGGGGAAGTGGATCACCCAGGAAAGCAGTGTTTCCAGAGGAATGCGACATCCGAAATGAATCTTGAAGAATAATTTGAAACAATGAGCAAGTTGAAGGAGGCAGTAGTAAATACACATATGTGAAAAAAGCCACAGTATATTAGGGTAATACAAGTCATTTAGTTTCACGGGACTATAAAGCAAGTAGTGAGGAATAGTAGCGGATGAAGCTTTAGAAGAGAAAAGGAGTTGGATCAAGAAGGGCAGGATGTGCCATGTTGAGCCTGATCCTATCTATAATGGGAACCATAGAAGGGTTTTTATGGGGGGTGGGAGATATGAAGAAGAAACAGCTTGGTGTAGTGTTTGATAGCACATACTCTGAATCTAGAGGTCTGGGTTTGAACTTGTCTCTAATGCTTACTAGCTGTGCAGCCTTCAGcaagtttcttaacttctttGCCTTGTTTCCACAcctgaaaaatgaggataataacagaATCTACTTCATAGGGTTATTGTAAGGAGTAAATGAGTACACTATTTAGAACAGTGCCTCATACACTGATAGTGCTTTATCAGTacttgtaataataataatcaatttataatataaaattaaataatattaaaattattattagtaGCAGTATTTTGGATATATTACCACTATGATAACAGTGTAGAGAACTGACTGGATGAGTGCTTCATTGGAGGCAGAGAGCCCATGGTTTCTATATGAGAAGTGTGGTAGAGGATGAAGGTTAAAAGGATGGATTTGGTTATTGATCAGAATATAAAGGGGGGGATGTATTACTTAAAAGGAAGTTCATGAGAAATTAGACTTTTCCACATAATATTTCAGAATTCACCTTTAAAACCAACAGGAGGAAGTTATAAGAGAAAGGCCTTCGCCcaataaaaagaacttttaaacaAAGTACCCACTAAATGAAAAGCTCTCTATAATAAAATAACCTGTCTTGTGAGACATGAGCTCTTAAGGTACTAGAATTAAAACTGAAGACAATGTATGCTTTTATTCCAACTCTAAGGCTTTATAATTATTCAAGTATATTTGTATCACAACCTTTAAATTCAAAATATCAAAGAGCAAATGACTCTCACAGTTCTGCTTTTCCTCTAATACCGACCACAGCAATGGTAAATTTGTTTCAATAATACCTAGACTCATCCTTGAAGCTGAAGAGTACCACAGTTCGAGACACATCTTAGCATCAGCAGGAAGCTATAGCACAACTAGTGCTCAAGAGTAGCTTCCCAAAGGATTTCAAGGACTATGGAGAAAAGCCAGTACAGTCTAGGAAAACATACAACAAATTATTTGAACACAGCTTCAAAACCTCTTTTGCGAAATGTTcaattctgtaaaataaaaattcttgatATATTCAGGCATACCACCTAGACAAGATCACCATATACTCTAGATTCCAACAATCCTGAGCCCAACAAGTCTTAAGGCTCTCTGATCTCatcatatctttgttgtcctCCACCCCATTGTATCAATTCTCTACTTATCCAGTTTAAATTCCCATTGACAATTATTACAATCACTCTCTTGCACATACACCTTCAAGACCCTTGTCTCTTTTGGTTCGTCTTACTCACCTTGCAAAGCCACTACTCCTGATGAAATTCAGCTCTGTCTATTTCATGCTTACCCTGGGGCAgctgaaaataaacagaaaaaaacactcAGCCATGCTGACTGGTGTCATTTTATGTTTAGGACTCTTAACTGCAAGTGCCCTTAATAATGCCTGGCAATCTATTTTCCCAGTTCatttgcctccccctcccccaatggTTACTGGGTTctatgttttaaagttttgtctACCCCTGAGTACAAAGGGTATTCTATACTTTTTCGGCTGTACCCACagtacatgaaagttcccaggccagagatcatatCTGAGTtttaacccacaccacaactgtggcaatgccagatcttttaccttggccagggattgaacccatgccaccaatGACataacaccggatgcttaacctgctgtgccacagctggaactcctccttattttttctaaaagttggagttcccgtcgtggctcagtggttaacgaatccaactaggagccacgaggttgtgggttcgattcctgacattgctcagtgggttgaggatccggcgttgccgtgagctgtggtgtaggtcacagatgcagctgggatcccatgttgctgtggctgtggtgtaggctggcagctacagctccgattcgacccctagcctgggaaccaccatataccatgggtgtggccctagaaaatacacaccaaaaaaagttataaagatTTAACCCAATGTCTTCTTCAAAgagttttatcttttcatatcTTAAATTAAttgatacattttgagttgattcttgtatatggtatgaggtaggattccaacttgattttttttttgcatttggataTCAAATTTGGATTCagtgaagagactattctttcccccaTTGACTGGTCTTGAcaccttgtcaaaaatcatttggcaACACATGtacgggtttatttctggactttcattattatttcattgatttatatgtccaTCCTTAAGCTAGgagcatactgttttgattactctttgtagtaagttttgaggtcaggaagtgtgagtcctctaactttgctctttttgttttagttttaactATTATGTTTAATTCATCTTAAGCTGATGTCTGTAAACAGTGTGAAGTAAggcttgttttttctctcttgcatAGCCAGTTGCTCCAGAATAATTTCTTGAAAAGATAAGCTTGAAAAGACAAGActggctttttgcttttgttttttcttttcttttctttttcttttttggtctttttagggccacaacccacagcatatggaggttcccaggctaggcatcgaatcagagctgttaccGTTTGgcttataccagagccacagcaatgtcagacctgagctgcatcttcgacctacaccacagcttatggcaacactgaatccttaacccactgagcgaggccagggatcaaacctgcgtcctcatagatactagctgggtttgttaactgctgagccatggtgggaactccttggttttttaatttctaatatatttgGGGAGCTTACTAAATACGAGGAAGCTTACATTCATTATGTAATATAGTCCTTGCAACAAAAATATGAGTAACCCATCATTGTACTATAATTAACACAACTATGTATAATTAACCTATTTTAATTACatagaaaattaagaataattgAGTAAAAAAATCTCATGACTAGTAAGTAAAAGGTGAGGAACTAAAACTCATGTTTATTTAATGCCATAGTCCCATGTTATTAACTACTATACTATATTGCCTTTTGGCTGCCCCTCTATCCAGCATGATAATAATCCACACTCTCTTTTACAGAATCTTCCAATTCATTGCCCACATCTAagcctttctgctttcttttgagCTTTGTTTATACTCTTAATATGgatatgcccatttttttttcaggtgtcaGAGACtctgtttatgatttcctttctataCTATATTTAAATCACAagatatcagagttcctgttgtggcgcagtggaaacgaatccaactaggaaccatgaggttgcaggttcgatccctggccttgatcagtgggttaaggatccggtgttgccctgagctgtggtgtagatcggatctggcgttgccgtggctgtggagtaggccggcagcaataactctgattagacccctagcctgggaacctccatgtgtcacaggtgtggccctaaaaagacgaaagacaaaatcaatcaatcaatcaatcacaaGATATCACTACATGAGTGGAGAAGTTAGAGAGAATttagagcaaaaggaaaaagtctTGGGCTATTTCAAACTTCGTCTGTATTTAATTTTGGCACATGCCATATACACATGCTATAAAATTAGTGTAATTTTAATATACTATCCTTTCTTCACCCTGGCAAATGCTATATTTATGACCGAAGGCAAATGCCACATTTTTGATATGGCCTCATCCAATGCCCCAGAGAGTACTACTAAAGCCCTTAGCACCCTCAATTAAAAACACTGCATTTATGTCTGTGCCTATCTCTCCCACTACTCTGCGGGTTCCTTGCTTTCATTCATCTTTATAATTCTACACCCAGTTCCCTTCGAACTCACCCAAAAGTTGGCATGGTACATGATATGTAGAAAGCATTAAATAAATTTAGTGGATTTAagagtgctaaaaaaaaaagtgctaatgGGCTTAATATTTTTCCAGatcattattattaatgttcTACAGTAAAACTAGATTAGTAACAGCTATTTTTCAAGACTgagtactttctttcttttttttatttcatatttttgtaaaGACTGAGTACTTTCTACCCAAGACCTAGAAACTTCAATCTGAGTCTGtagtttaaaaaatcattttcactaTAAGCTAATATCCCAAAATACAAACGCCTAAATCATAGAGTGATGTAAAGGCATAACACACTATTCAGCTCTTTAATTGCCACAAGTGCCTAAACATTAGAATTGTTTATACATATTTGGCCATTATTCATTTCTGGTCTCCAATTCCCTTTAATATTAGTAACAAAGATTAAGTATATGTCCTAGAAACTAATCAAAAGCAACTTTCTCAGTGAGATTAATGGCCTGAAAAATCAATATACTATAATCAAATGAATACTTTACTTAATTCACAAACTAtcttgaatttgctttttttttgctttgtagggccgcacctgtggcatatggaagctcccaggctaggggccaaatgtgagctacagctggtggccacagctacagccacagcaatgagggaggGATCCAGGCCATGGccatgacatacaccacagctcatggcaacactggatcctgacttaacccactcagcaaggtcaaggatcgatcctacatcctcatggataagagtcAGGCTGGTTACTGTTGAACCACAAAAGGAATTTCCTGAATTTGCatcattttaatttctactgaggtaactttatattaaaaaaaatcacttctaatGTTATAATGACCTCACCTATCTTCCAGAACCctaatgagttttgttttgtttgcttcttcttcatttatttatttattttctttaagggccgcacccatagcatatggaggttcccaggccaggggtggaatttaagctacacctgccagcctacactacagccaaagcaacaccagatctgagccgcatctgcgacatacaccacagttcacagcaatgctggatccttaacccactgatcgaggccagggatgaaacccacaacctcatgattcctagtcagattcatttccgctgtgcgacaacaggaactcctgttttgtttttgttttaatcaatGTTTGCAATGCTTGGGTGTCTCCCTGGGATATAATGTGAACCAGAAAGCATGATGGTTTTGAAAAATGTGCCATGTTTCTACTTACTAAAGGAAGAAAAGTGATTTGGGACACTTCTTCAAGAATGTACTCTGCACATTTTTTCCTGCCTTACCTTCAAGGAGATAAGTGGGAGAGAGGGAAAAGACTAGGCAAAAATTAATGTTCTTCCTGAATCCATTGTTGGAGAACACAGTATAATATTTGTTTCGAAAACTAAGCACTTACTCTAGAGAAGGCACCATaagaggcattaaaaaaaaaaagtcctgataTTTAAGCAACTAAGCATTAGAGACTATTACCTCTTCATTCTTGCTATCCCAGTCCTTCTCCCTGATCCTTTAGTTGGTCCCTGACCAGATGCACCACTGGGCAGAACCAGCAAGTCTGGCCCTCTAGACAAGAATTTGCTCTGATTTGCAGCAGTTAAATGCGCATCTAAATCTCTACTGGATTATGAGGCTACTACAGTTCGGATCTATGCTGGATATGGTTGAGAAACGGACCAAATTTTGGGATCAAGGCAATGGAATGGCTGGGGGTTAGAAAAGACTGATAGTGATTATGGGTGGCTCCAAAGTCCAACCCCGCAAATAAACGCTACAACACGGTAAAAACTCCTTCCTATGCAGGGAGACTTCATGTGCATTCCAAGACGGGTCCTGCCCCCAAGCCCACTGCCTTCTGATCACAGCGCCGCCCCACGCCCCCTCCTATAAATAAATGCTGCCTACCCTGCTAGAATCCCGGCGAACCACGGAGGAGCTAACTGGCTAAAGGCCAAGCCCCAGGAATTGTGGAGCCTGAGGGATGTCCAGCGGGGCAAGGAAAGGGCAGTCTCCTCCGCCTCTGGTAATCCAGCCGGAAGGTAAACCAAAGCTGTACCAATTCACTAAGCCCACAGGTCCCAAAGTCTCATTCTTCCCCCCGGCCCTAAGAGGTCAGAAAAGCAAACAAGGTCTCCTAATGTCTCCATTCAAGACTTAGAAGTTGGTGGAAGCACCTCGCTACTAACCTCGCTCTTTTCTCCATCCCTATGGGACGCTCCAGTCCCCGTCTCCTCAACACCAGAGGAAGCTCTGTCTGGCGCTAGGACGCCCAAGCAACTGTGGCCAAAGCTCctccttcccaggccaggattttGCGCAAGCGCAAGGCGGGGCGAGTGGGGCGGGCCAGTGGGCTTGGTCGCTAAGAAACCAGAGGGAAAATTTCCGCTTAACAGTAGGCTGGGAACGGAAGAGCGTTAAGCTATTGGTAAAGACTAGAGAGAGGGGGGCCGGCCTTAAGGGCTTCTTTTCTGACCATTGGATGGAACGACTGTCAATCAGTGGGGCAAGCCTAAGCGGGCAGGGCTGAATGCGAGGTCTGCGAAGGCTGCCATAGCAACGGCTGGCTGGCTGTGAAGGCTACTGCTTGAGCTGGGTTGCGCAGCAGGCGGGTGAAGCCGGGAGGTCCCCTGAGGGCGGCGGTTGGGGACATGGTGAGTGCGGGGCTGTAACACCTTACTAGGGCTGGGGATGAAGTTTATCCTCGGAGCaagaaagcaatttatttttaaaatggaaatagagtTGATTTTAGTTTATGAAATGTATTACTCGCCTTTTCATCATGACCCTCGAGTATATTACTACCCTCCTCTTGTCGCTGAATAGAGGCGCACTGTTCGTGGCTCTAGGGCCAGAAAAACTGTTTTCCAGctcattttttccctcctcaaCCCCATCAACTGCTAATACCAACGGTCTACTTAGAGTTCGGTGTTGGAAAGAGAAACCACTCTTCACCCAGAAATGGAGGGTAAGATGCTTGAAAACTGTTGGAGGGCCTGGGCCTCTAGGACAGACATACAGAACTGTGAAAACCTGACGGGGGCGGGCCAAGACCTCTGTGCCTGGAACTATGGCGTTGCGGACCGCACCAGTGTATCTGAAAGTCCAGAGATGAAGAATCTGCCGCCCCCACAGCCAACTCTTAACACCCGTGAGGCTGGCGTCTGGACACACAGGAACGTGGAGTCCCTGTCGCCACTACTTCTCAACCCCAGAGCTGGAGACAAGATGCTGAGATGAGGCCTCAGAAGAATTCCAAGACTAATTCTATGACCTTGCTTGCCAGCAGAAAATGGCAAATAGCGGGAAGATGACCTCCATCTTCCCTGGATACTGTAAATTGGTCTAATATTTATTCTTAACCAGATCCCTGGAGTAATTTTTCAcctggaaaatgtatttttttcatttctcaatcTCTGCAATATAGAAAAGTATGAGAGAAAGCGGGAAAGGATATTATGTCAACCATATCTCACAAAATAAACAGATCTTATGAAACATATAGGCATAGATGAAAGTAAATATGCCTTAAACACTGCGTTTCAGATATACCAAGTAAGGCCAAGTTTTCCAACATAACATCTATTGTTCTAGCATGTCTTCTTTGCCTCTTCTCCCTCTCAGAAGGCACTGTCTGAATCTGAAGGTAAAACCTACGGGGTAAAAAAAAGAACCACGCTTTCCAGCAAGATATTAATAACTAAAAGCACCAATGTTagaaaagggaagggggaaaCTTCTTGAAGGTCTTTATATGGTAGGGAATAGGATACTtgaatatgtttattatatttaattagttCATCATTAATTCTTCTGGTTCTGGTATCTTCTAGTTCCACAGTTTATCTTTCACCCACATGTGTATTTATTACAGGCATCCAACTACCGCACAAGTTCAGACCAATGGaagaaaagagcagcaaaagTTGAATTGAATGAAACCCAAAAGCAAGAAATTAAAGAGGCCTTTGATTTATTCGATGTTGATGGGTCTGGAACTATAGATGTGAAAGAATTGAAGGTTCTGAAATTACTTCTAATTCTGAAACATTTGAAAAACCCTATCATTGATTTGTGgcaatctttaaatatttaacagtAGCTTTCTGGAAGCTTGATTTAAAGTCTCTTTAGGGCAGACACTTACCCATTCCGTATACATACCTGGCCTGCACTAACAAAACAATATATCcttaagcattttattcttgttttatgaGTGAACGGGCCAAAGCCCAGAATGTGACAGTGATGTCTTATGGTACAGGAGGATTGGAACCTAAGCCTGCTGACTTGACTTTCTAGGTTTAAGCCTAGTCCATAGTAAAAAAGAATCAGGCAATTAGTAGGTAATTTAAGAACTAGGAATGAGATTGTGGTGtattataatttatgttttctatttcagatTGCAATGAGGGCCTTAGGATTTgaaccaaagaaagaagaaattaaaaaattgatagCTGAAATTGACAAAGAAGGAATCGGCACCATtggttttgaagatttttttgccATAATGAGTGTAAAAATGGTATAGTAGCgattttgtttttccatgaaATATAAGCAATAgccttctacatttttttttttttttttggctgcagcaatCATAGAGGAAGAGTTGGAACTAGGTCTTTAAACATGGGTAGGATTTAGATAGATAGGAATAACAACATTAAAGATGTCTTCAAGATATAAAAAAGACTGTCCAGTTGTGGAGAAGAGgctttttgtggttgttgttgttaggaAATAATAAGGATATATGTCTGGATAGAGAGAATGGGGCCAGCATTTTTAAGACTTGAAATCAGCAAAcaatttattgagtgcctattttTGCTAGGCACTATCCTAGGGAGCATAAATGAGGCAACTCCTCTGTTCTCTTGGAGCTTACATTTTTGATAATAGAGCTCAATTACTGAGGTTAATAAGAGACATGTTTTCTTTACCACCTTGTGGCTC is a window encoding:
- the BBS12 gene encoding Bardet-Biedl syndrome 12 protein, whose protein sequence is MVMACRVINKRRHMGLQQLSSFAETGRTFLGPVKSSKFIQDEECHESVLISSAVRLLENLDLTNAVGQLLNEAVQAQNNMYRTGTSTLLFLVGAWSRAAEECLHLGVPISLVVSVMSEGLNSCIEEVVSLHVPIRNVFDLTDNTKTFSGLETFNVSLFPFLQIPSGTGLRQEEHDLKDVTSQSLAVCSLSGRPVKSPKLFRPQAKVKTDKNTSQTPQVLKNSLLADTRCRKSVLTHSRHFSSRDDNQWISKPDGFLEQRGAAAPKTYRCDELVELEVGLSHGDHSSMKLVDEAVRLQCQSSGMQHGSSSRPFLLDISRIFTWCLPGLPETFSCVCPGYITVVSITSTAVIKELQHQPTRVVLIEGDLTENYRHLGFNQSTNIVTVSESTKFQQDSLEELWTSHVLQVLIRFNVNLVLAQGSVSERLIEKCTQSKRLVIGSVNSNVMQAFAEASGAVPVAYVTQVNENCVGSGVYVTFWRNVPFSASVQIQRIAIMLKTEGMNLVTVVLTSPIPAQMQAKEDRFWTCAYRLHCALKEQKVFLGGGTVEFLCLSHLQILAERSLHKGNQGCSEWLRNTSSWLASSVALYRPTVLKCLANGWHRYLSTLLCNTASYSSECEASTLIQQHLQNAVDSGSPLSYILNEYTKLNSGIFNSGISDKLEEIPRVYDIVTPKIEAWRRALDLVLLVLQTDSEIITGLGHTQINSQESEGFLFL
- the LOC100622849 gene encoding centrin-4 produces the protein MASNYRTSSDQWKKRAAKVELNETQKQEIKEAFDLFDVDGSGTIDVKELKIAMRALGFEPKKEEIKKLIAEIDKEGIGTIGFEDFFAIMSVKMSEKDEKEEILKTFKLFDDDDTGSISLNNIKRVAKELGENLTDDELQEMLDEADRDGDGEINEEEFLRMMKKTTLY